The Triticum aestivum cultivar Chinese Spring chromosome 4B, IWGSC CS RefSeq v2.1, whole genome shotgun sequence sequence CTCCTATTCCATGCCAAGCTTTTCATCATCTTCCAGCTTTGCCTAGGCAAGGCGGGGCCTCGATTTCTAAAACTTTGTTCAGCGCAACCTTCACTTGATGGTCTCCATCCAACCTCATCCCAAACAATCACTGCCATATCTTTATCTTCTTCCACTCAAACTCTCTCATCTCGACTACACCTTACTGGCTGCGCTGGTGAAGTTCCGCTTCGGTGGTCATGCTACTAGCTTGAGCTAATGAATACACCAGCTCAATCATGAAGATGACACCTGATGCTTGTCTTGGATCCTTCAACTCTTTAATTAAGTAAATAGCAGTAGTAATCCTCCAGATCATGTCATGATAAAATATATTCATACCAGACTCGATGATATCCCACAAAAGCAATAAGTAATTTTCTAATTTGCgatgaaaataaaaataattaagcAGTTGAATCCTTCATATTTTACACATTGAATTACAATAATGTAAGAGTATAGCTATTGTACTACTAGCTTAAACTCTTCCATGTTGGTTCCACAAACAAGACGAAGAACAACATTTATCAACAGTTATAGTGGACTTTGCATGTAATCATGTAAATACCCATGTAAATGGTGGGTGATCTGAGTAACCATATGAACAAATAACGTTCACCCTCCCGGTCAACTGAGAAACAGGTATACTGGATGAAGAAACACATGGCATCACATAATCGATTGGTTAAATCGGAATTATCATAGTGAGGCTTACAGGTGAGGTGGCTTTTTCTTCCAGGAAATGGTCAGACTCACAATATTTGCCTCTTCAGGGAAACCATCTCTTGGAGGTGACCTTTTCTTTTCTTCCGGGAAATAGTCAGAGACTCGCAATCCACCGGTACCAACTAGTGAGTGCGGCACATGACCTGTGGTTCTGCATTTGCTTGTTCTCACATCATGATAATCTGACATCAGCAGCCCTATTGTCATGGCTTGTATTGTCATGGCGCAGACATGACGCTGATTGATGACGGGTCATCTACAAAAGCAGAAGGCTTTAGAGTATCCATAAGAACTGGACAAAAAGTATCTTCTACCCAAAAAGTACATGATGGGATCCCACTGATAACAAACCTAAAACAGTTTACTGAGAGATGTTGCTCTACCCATCCAAACTATCATATCATTTATTGGCAAGAAAATAGCATCCATATACCTGTGTTGTCAGTCTTATGTTTATGGCAGGCAAGGTCTCCATCATGTTAGAACCATCGCCCCCCTTTCTTGACAGATTTCAGCTCCATCACTAATCGCTCCCGCTGGGCCTCTACTTCTGCGTACTCTAAGCTCATATTGAGTAACCGCTCCTTCATATCTCTTAGATCTCCTTCCAGCTGCAAAATCCTGTCCCCACCAGCAGATTGCTCCTCGGCAACGGGACTGtacaagtaagaaaattataaaaTATGTGAATATTCTGATCTTCTGAATATAGACAGCTGAAAATTAACAAATCAGCAATAAAAGATGATTTGCTGTGATGTACGGGAGTCCTCTATAATTTTCCCTATAAAAAGATTTGCTAGGAGATGTGTACTCTGCCATCATATATCTACAGTATGGACAATCCCTCCAGCCAATAAAATGAAATGATTTTCCACGAACAGTGGTAATCAACAGATTTCAAGGTTCTGTCAATACCAGTGTACAATCTAGCTTCAAGACATGATATTAAGCTTAAACACCGGTTCTCCAGCTAGTGATGTGTATAAAATCATACCTAGTATTCAAATGGTCCCAGTTCATATGAAGGAGCAGTTAAGATAGAGAAAGAGCTAATAATATACTGCAACACGTAACAGATTGTAGAAGCTATTTCCTCGCCCGACTAATAAGCAATTGCATTCTGCAGTGCAAATCGTCAATTTTTTATTTAAAATTACATGGATATTTGTATTACATTACAAGGAAAAAAGAACTTTTGGGAGGGCTGCCACTTGTCAATGCTTGCTTAGACTGACTACCCATAACAAAAGAAAAGTGTAATAGCACGTATAACCATTCTATGCATAATGCTAACATTTAGGTTCAGGCTTCAGAGTGCAAGGGATACCTCTTTTGTTGAGCCCTGTACATCTTATTTTCCTCCAAAGCCTCTGCAAGCTTAGTTTCCAGTATTTGAATCTTCAACTGAATATCTGTAGAATCTCCAATCTCCTGAAAATACAAGGAAATGCAAGGGGATACCAAGACATTAGGAACATCAATGcggtgattttttttttaaatcatCACAGTAAGTACTGTATATAGCTAACCTGCTTTCTAGTGAGATCCTCAATTTCCTGCTCAAGGGATTGTATCTTCCTCTGGTATTCGCTATTTGATCTTCTGATCCTACTAAGTTCGTTCTTTAACTCTGCTTCATGTACATGTGATGCTCCCGATGCTGATCGATCACTCTCCAATCTCACAAGCTTTGCTTGCATAGATATTCTGCTTCGTTTTTCTTCTTCACCATTGTCCAAAGTCTCTTGCATCTCAGAAACTTTATCTGTTAGCATCGCTTTCTGTGCCTTCAGTTCTTCACATTCCTCAGTCACAGACTCTAGCAGCGCCTTTAATTTTCCCTTTTCAAACTTAGCCTCGTCAAGGGAGCTTCTAAGTTTGGAAACTTCATCTTGAAGACTTGTTATTTTCTGGACCTGAAGTTTCAGGTCAGATATTTCTTCCATCATTTGCTGTCTCTCATAGTCACTGGCTTTAAGCTTTAACTCTAGTTCACCAGAAGACTTCCGTAACTCGTCTTCATTGGATTTAGCAGTTTCCATCAACTTCTTCATATGTTCAGCATCTGCTGTCAACATTTCCTCGCTCTGTTTGGATGCATTAAGAGAATCAACCAAACCTTTAATCTTGGTTTTAGACTCCTTGCGAAGGTCCTCAAGTTGAGACTCATAATGTCTCAACTGTGCACTGACATTTTCGAAATTAGCCTCAAGTTTGGCCTTTTCAGCTCGCAGGACAGAGACCTCCCGGATGGCATCTACTGTGGCATTTTCTCTCTCCTCGTGTGTGGAGGAGACCTGTGCAGTGAGGCTCACGACCTCCCTCTCAAGATTCTCTACCTCAAGAGTCTTTTCTTTCTCGATCTTATTTAACATGAAATGAGCACGATTTATCTTTTCTTCTTGCTCTGTGTGCTCCTGGAATATACTCTCCAGTTCTGACAGCAATGATTGCTCTTTGGAAGATATGTCCTTCTGAAGAGAAGAAAGCTTTGCTTCTAGGAAGTCCACTGTTTTACAAAAATCAAGGATCCTTTTTTTCGAGTTATCCAGTTCCTGCTCTTGTTGCATAAAACGGCCATGCAATTCCAACTTCTGCCTCTTGAGATCTGCAGTCAGATTTTGAAGGGAACTGCACTCTTCAATAAGGTTCTCAACTGTAGCTTGCAGATTAGAATTAGATCTTCTCAGAACTTCTGAATCGTCCTGTGCTTCCGACAGTTTTCTTTGTGTTTCTTGATGTTTTTGTTTAAACTCAACCCTTTGAGTATCCATCTCTACTTGTTGTCGCTCTACTTTATCTTTGAGACTGATGACAAGGGATTTTGAGTCGTGCATCTGCAGCTCACTTGACTCCTTTTCATTTGTAATGTAAGATAATTGGGCTTCCAGTCCAGATATGCGTTCTGACAACTCTATATTTTCCTGTTCAAGCTCTGATATATGTAACTCTAGTTCTGCTTTGCAGCTCTCGAGTTCATTTATCTTTCTTTCAAGAACCTTATTAGCAGACACATGGGAATCTATGCTGCTAGAAAGCACCAAAATGTCTTGTTGCAATTCATCCAAGCATTTGGAAGTGATGCTACTTTCTTTAACTGATGCTGCCAAGCGTTCCTCTAACAGACTCTTCTCTGCCTGAATTTCAGACATCAAATTTTCCGTTTCGAGTTTGTAGCGCCGCAAGTCATCATTTTCCTGCTGTTGTAGATGGACTCTAGTCTTCAGTATATCTGTCTCAGATTCATTATCCTCTAGATCTTCTCTAAATTGGTATCCTCTCGCACCACCAGTTTCACCACCTTCCAAGCCTTCAAGCTCCTCTCTCAGCTTAGATAACTCAAGatttttttgttctagttcttccTGGCTTTTTCGGAACTTCTCTTCTAGCTCAAAGCCTTGAGACCTAAAACGTAGCAGCTTCAGCTCAAGGTCAGCACACTTCCTCTGTAACTCTTTGGCATTAGACACTGATGACTCGGTAAAACTGCCGTCATGCATCATTTCCTTATCTCTAAGTTCCTCTTCCAGTTGATATATTTGTGATGTAAGCTTTTCAATTTGCAATTCACTGTTGTTTGAAACACGAGAATCCTGCCCTTTTCCCACACCACTTTCTTTCAGCTTATATATAAGCTCCAGATTTTCATCTGTTAGTTCAGAACAATCTTTCTCAAGTTCTTGTATTTTTACCCTTAAAGTTTCATTTTCTTTCTCCAATTCAAGATAAACAGTATCAGAACCTGCGGCACCTGCATTTTCAATACTGAGAAGGCGATCTAGTTTCTGCCTCAAAGTATTAATTTCATCTTCTTTCATTGACAGTTTCCTAGCCCATTCTGTGTCCTCTTTGACTAACAACCCATTCTTCAATACATCTGTATTAGTGACATCCTTGGCCTCAGAAATTTTAGATATCTCCGCTCTCTGTTCTTCTATGGTCTCTTCCAGTTCCTGAAGAATAGAAACAAGCTCTATATTTGCCTCTTGAGTGCTCTTCAGCTGTACCTGTAAGCTTGCATTTGATTCTTTCAGAAACTTCATCTCGTCTTCTACTTCCTTCTCCATGTTGATCCAGTCCCCACGTTTGGGGGTTACAGATTTTATTTGCCGTCTGCTTAACTCTGGCCGAAATGACTCTTGCCGAGATGACTCTTGCCGTGATGACTTCAATTCTTCAATTTCGTGCCTGTAGGAATCCCGCTCAGCATGTGCAGCAGACAGTTCAAGTGCTAGCTCAGTCTGTTGCTTCGATTTCTCAGAACATTCCCTCTTCAGCGCCTCTAGATCAGCCTTCAATTTGCGAGAATGTCGCTCCCACATTTTTGCCTCATCACGGAGTTCTTCAATTGTTTCTTCAGCAGCTTCAAGAAGATCTTTAGATGAATCAGTTGTCCCCAATGATGACTGAGCAATCCCATTTGAAAAGGATTTTGGAGTATTTCCTTGCAGCATGTTTGGACCTGAAGCCCGGGAACTGAAAGATGAATTGTTCGATCTCAATCCTTCATCACCACGGCCAGCGCTAACATAGGAACTACCTGAATCCTGCCTTCCGACATACAATCCACCATTAGTGTTGTCTATCGGAGACAAGTTTGTTCTATCTTGGGTACTATCTCCAGAATTGGAACTCCGGTGAGACCCTGATGCTGAGAAACTCATTTCCTGAAGGGAAAAAAGGAGACAACAAACCAGCATTTACACATAATACTCTGACAGGGCATTACATAAAAAAAATATTTCATGATTGTGAATTTTATAACAAATAAATTACAATTTATATACATGTGGAGCCACAGCTTGATGCAAGACAAATGAGTACTTAAAATAAACAATGCTAGAAAGATCAAAAATAAACTTAAGACATAATGTGAGGACAAAGGCAAATGAACATTTGAAGTCTACTATTAGCTGCAGAAAAGAGAAATATTCATGGACTGGAATTTTGTTTCATTTCATTTCAGAGTATGTAACTGCTGTTGGAACATAGGGTGTTTACTTCCAACTATCGTAGAGTAGTTAGACTGCAAACAGATGGAAAAAAAGCATGGAAAAGAGAAGAACCTAGATCTGTAATTGAATATTCTTGTGATATTTAACCAGTTTAACTGACAATAAAAGACATATTTCTCGATATCTATAGGCACCAGAAACAGTCAAATGACAAGCTAGCTCAAGTTTCCTGAAGAGTGGTATCATCAGTTCTGGGAAGATGTGTCTAAATGATCAAGAATCAAGTTATTGGTTACTAAAATAAAATTCAAAAGGTGCAAATAAATTAATAGAAACATAACTCAAAGCACGCATTGCACGCCTGTTAAAAGGAAACACTGTTCTGAAAAAATGAACTTAGGATGGAGAGAATTGTTCTAAATATCAGCATACCCTGTTTCCAGGTTCGTCTTGGTAAGTGCCCCCTAAAGGAGTTCCTGACGAAGAACGGACACTCCTGTTGGCCGTATTATCAGAGCCATCTGATTTGTTATCCATGTCGTCATTTATTAGACAATGGTCACTGATACGAGGAGGCATGTCCCTTGAAGATCTCACACCACTGTATAGATATGCCAAGGTTATAATAGAGTATCAAGACTTGCAGACAGCAAAAACAATGGGAGAGCAATTTAAAGAGATTGCAGGGTCTTCAGTGTGAAGTGTGCACATTGGAGCTATAAATGGGAAGTAGGAAAAGAGAAAAGGTGAAGTTGAATTAGTTACCCCAACTTAGGCTTTGTGCCAAGAGATTGAACCTTAAGCTGCAAACGAGAAGCAACCAATGTCACCATAAGCAGAATAAATGGAAAAGCATAAACACTAAGAGTTGAGTGAGTTGGCACCATTTTCAGGTTGCAGGATCATATACAGGAGCACCCAGAAAATCCTTAAAAAGGAAACGGTTGCAAGGAGCTCGCTTACCTGCAAAACTGTTCCAGAGTTGCATCTCTTCAACGGCATAGAGATAGCAGTTGGGTCCGCCAAATTCAGAAAGTTGGACAGGTTTAGGAAAATTTCGCCAAGAATACCAGTTCTTATTGATCCCTGCAACATGGGATTGAGTTGTTCAGCAAACAAATACTAGCCCACAAATATCCATACATCCATATCGGTGAGATTGAAAAACAAAGGTAGCTAGATATATAGAGCACAGTGGTGCGCTATGAATACCCATACGTACCACAGAAACAACAATCTTGTATTGGCACTCATCGAACTCTTTCGACACTGCGTCTCGAGAAAACCATATCGGTTCCGATATGGAATCGGGCCATTGGCAGATTCCACTGCGGGCAGCCACTTTACTGGATTTGGCGATGGTTTTCCCGGTATCCACAGAGACTATCGAAAGGAACATCCTGTCCGATACTGCAGGCACCTGTTGAATAAAAGTCAGATCAATCAGAGTCGTTGAAAACCCAGTAAATGCACGTAGCGGTTGTACCAAAGGAAATGAGCCTGAAACCCTGAGCATActgaacaaaaaagaaaaaggaagtgcAGATAGTCGCTGTTGCGGATTTTCACAGGTTCGGTACATTCCCCTGTGGTGGAGTGTAAGTGTGTTGCCTGAATGACAGGTTCGCTGGCATTTCTTCCAGGGACTTGCCCTTGGAGAAACGGAACACCATGCTGCAGTAATCTATCTATTAATAGGAGATTCTCAGAATAACCGTGAAACACCAACCAGAAAGGAGAATACTACCATGCTTTTTGTTTCCTAGAAAGAAGTAATTGCCAGTGAGAAGTTGCCCATGCACCGCTGGTTTGATCCGTGACATGGTGGTCCAATTCCAaatgtaacacacacacacacacacacacacacacaggtagGCTTGGGTTGGGGGCTCGTCATAATGGCCAGATCACGCAGCAACCATTAAACACAGAGGTTACTACTAGTCCAGCAGTAGTGGCTAGGTTAGGTCAGGTGTGTGACACAGCTAGCTAGCTAGGAATGAAATCTCTACATAGGCGGGCGTAGTATGGTGAGCATGGCTTGATCTAGCTAAATATACTCTAGTAGTACTCGCAGATCAACCTGAGGAGCGACGCGATTGGTAGTCCCGGAACGCGCGCGCGATCTCCCCAATGCCGCCACCGCCACTGGAATCAACAGCGGGCGCAGGTGCTAGTGAGCtaaggggggaggggaggggggaatCTGGGCGGGTGAGGGACGGGCTTTACCATGACGGCGCGGAAGCTGGAGAACCGGAACTCGAAGCGCTCGCCGACGCTCCGGTCCGAGGAGCGGTGGCGGTGGAGCTTGAACATCCCGGCGACGACCCCGCACCGGAACCGATCCGCCTGGGCGCACGGCAGGTGGTGGTGGCGCGGACCGGCCGGAGCAGATTCGgcgggagctcctcctcctccaactcctcctggTACTACTGCCTGGTAGCTAGTGTACTCCCGGCCGGTACCGGAGCAGCAGGGGGCCGGAAATCATCGCGCCGCGCCACGGAGgaagaggagagaggagggggggaGAAAGGGGAATCTTAATTAGGGAGGGAGCCGGCGGAAGTGCACAAAAAGAAAAAGAGCCGAGCCGAGCGCGTTAATCAGAGGTTGCGAGATTTCTAAGGCGACTCTGCTTGTCCATTTCCATTTGCTCCCTCCTCTCCACCGGACGACGGATTAAAAAACAGCAATAGaataatggaggaggaggagaggtaggGTGGTTGACCGGTGGGGCCTCCCCCATTCCGTCCCCGGCATAGTGCTGCCCGCCTACCCCGGCCCCGGCCCCggccggctctcccctcctcttctcCTCTCCAGCAAAGCACACCGCGGCTGGCTTTGCGTTTttacacacacacactctctctctctctctccccgctaGTTACCGCTGCTAGTGCCAACTAACATGGATTTGGATGGGTGATTCTCTATACCTGAAATATCCCGCGAACGGCGAACGGCAGACTTTTAGGCATATGCCAAATTATGTTCGCTGAGGATTGCAAGTTTACTTGGCGAGCACGGTAAATCTGCCTCGGTTCCTTTTGTCGGAGAATTCCCGTGCTTGCAAACTAAATTCGCCATCATCACGCCAATATAAATTGCCACGAAAAATGCCATGCTTGCATATCCGACGTCCGCTTTTAAAAGGCCATCTGTAAGTGGAGCAAATTCAAGAATCTCATTTCTTAAAAATATACGTATGAATCCTTACAATTTTAGATGCTCTAATAGCAGCATCTAAAATTCTTCTAGGAAGTAGTTCAATCCTTAAAAAATCATATAGAATCCAATCTTATCAAACAACTAACACCGAAAAAATTGTAAGGATTCTAATCCTCTAAAATTCCGATAAAAAACATTTGATCGTAAGCCCGGCCTTGTAAAAATGCTGCTATTAGAGCATCTACAGGCGTGGTCatcaaatccccccccccccaagtacaTGCGGGCGCGTGCGGGCATGTCCACGGGCACTGACCGATCAGTCCACGGATGCAAACATGCACGTCCACAGGCACTCACCTGTCAGTCAACAAATCACTCGTCCGCATCCGTGTATCTCATATTCGATACCATATATCCATAGTAAAGCATGCAACGTGGATAAAACTACGTAGTTTGAGATCATCCAACGGACATAGAAATGCGCATTACGATCACCAACGGAAAGATCATCAAAGTTCACATCATCCACATAAACGACGGACAAGTTTAAACTACATTACTAAAAACTTGAAATTAAAGGTGGAGACGTCGGATCTTCACTACTTCCTCGTCGGCCCTTTGCCCATTTGATGGACGGCGTAGGTATAGGCGTCCATGGCTGGTGGTGGATCGTCCTAGTCATCGTTGAAGGAGGTGTGGTCGTCACCGTCATCGGACGAGGAGTCGAAGAGGACGATTAGCCCTTTCAGCCGCCGGACTTCCCTATCCTGCTCCGGCTTCAGCTTCGCCACCGCGGCTCTTCTCTCCTCTTCTCCTCTCTAGCAAAGCACACCGCTGCTGGCTTTGCGTTTttacacactctctctctctctctctccgctaaTTACCGCTGCTAGTGCTAACTACTCCTCATGTTATATTTCCTTACGGAGGGAGTAACATGGATGGGTGTTTCTTCAGACCTGAATATCCGGCTAACGTCACACTTTTAGGCACGGTAAACTGAACATTTTGACGGTAAATTGTATTCGCCGAGGATTGCAAGTTTAGTTGGTGTGCATGATAAATCTGCCTCGGTTTGGTTTTTTTTTTTCCAGAAAATTTCCGTGCTTGCGAATTAAATTTGCCATCATCGCGTCAATAtaaattgccatgaaaaatgtCAGATTTGTCATGCCTAGAAATCCGACGTCGGGTTTTtagtgttttccttttttttcaaaaGGTCATCTATAAGTGGAGCAAATCCTTCAAAATAAACTGGAGGCCGAATCAGATGCAGAATCAGCAGCAACTTTCGAGCAGCACCCAGGGGTACCAAGGGCAGATGCCTCCGCAAATGCAGATGCAGGGGAATCAAGGGTAGAACACCCCAATGCAGACAGGAGGGGAGGGAAACAAGGACAGCATCAATCCAGtacagcagcaaaagaagaaacaGACATAGAGCAGAAACAAGAATGCCAACAAAGCTAAGGATGCTTCAGAAGCTGATTACAGTGATGTTACATGTTATACATGTGAAGAACCTGGGCACCACAAAGCTCAGTGCCCCAAGCCTCCATCTTGCTTCATCTGTAAGATGGTGACACACAATGTGACGCCCCcgtttcaatcgtacactaatcatgcgcgcaaacatgtatgatcaaaatcagggactcacgggaagatatcacaacacaactctaaaacataaataagtcatacaagcatcataatacaagccaggggccttgagggctcgaatacaagtgctcgatcatagacgagtcagcggaagcaacaatatctgagtacagacataagttaaacaaggtgccataagatggctagcacaaactgggatactgatcgaaagaggcgcaggcctcctgcctgggatcctcctaactactcctggtcatcgtcagcggcctgtgttggaaatatgccctagaggcaataataaaagtattattatatttcaatgttcatgatagatgtcttttattcatgctatccggaaatcgtaatacacgtgtgaatacttagaccacaatatgtccctggtgagcctctagttgactagctcgttgtgatcaacaaatagtcatggtttcctgactatggacattggatgtcattgataacgggatcacatcattaggagaatgatgtgatggacaagacccaatcctaagcatagcataaaagattgtgtagttcgttttgctaagagctttgccaatgtcaagtatctcttccttcgaccatgagatcgtgtaactcccggataccgtaagagtgccttgggtgtatcaaacgtcacaacgtaactgggtgactataaaggtgcattacaggtatctccgaaagtagttgttgggttgacacggatcgagactgggatttgtcactccgtatgacggagaggtatctctgggcccactcggtaatgcatcatcataatgagctcaatgtgaccaaggtgttggacacgggatcatgcattacggtacgagtaaagtgacttgccggtaacgagactgaacaaggtattgtgataccgacgattaagtctcgggcaagtaacgtaccgattgacaaagggaattgtatacagggtttgatcgaatcctcgacattgtggttcatccgatgacaacatcgaggagcatgtgggagccatcatgggtatccagatcccgctgttggttattgacctgagagcgtctcggtcatgtctgcatgtctcccgaacccgtagggtctacacacttaaggttcggtgacgctagggttattaggaagactagtatgtgactaccgaatgttgttcggagtcccggatgggatcctggacgtcacgaggagctccggaagggtccggaggtaaagatttatatatgggaagttgtcaaatgggcaacgggaagtttcggggtcataccggtagtgtaccggggccaccggaagggttccgggggtccaccgggaggggccacccctcccggggggccacatgggctgcgtggggcagggagccagcccctggtgggctgggcgcaccctctcccttgggcccttgcgcctagggttgagggaggaaccctagagggggcgccccccttggcttggggggcaagccaccctctccccctctccccttggccgccgcccccctctagatgggttctagaggggccggcccccttctcccttctccctataaatagaggggtgaggggagggcagacgcaccaccctccaaggcgcagccctcccctccccaacacctctcctcctccgttgtgtgcttggcgaagccctgtcggagtactgcttctccaccatcaccatgccgtcatgctgccggtggagctgtcttcctcaacctctccttcccccttgctggatcaagaaggaggagacgtctcccgtcccgtacgtgtgttgaacgcggaggtgctgtccgttcagcacttagtcatcggtgattcgaatcacgtcgagtatgactccatcatcaccttgcaagcttccgcacgcgatctacaagtggtatgtagatgcaaactcactccctcgactcgttgcttagatgaactcatagatggatcttggtgaaaccgtaggaaaaattttaattttctgcaacgttccccaacagtggcatcatgagctaggtctatgcgtagttctctttgcacgagtagaacacaattttgttgtgggcgtggattttgtcatcttacttgcctctactagtcttttcttgctcaacggtattgtgggatgaagcggcccggaccaaccttacacgtacgcttacgtgagaccggttccaccgactgacatgcactatttgcataaggtggctggcgggtgtctgtctctcccactttagttggagcggattcgatgaacagggcccttatgaagggtaaatagaagttgacaaaatcacgttgtggtgattcgtaggtaagaaaacgttcttgctagaactcaattgcagccacgtaaaagatgcaacaacaattagaggacgtctaacttgtttttgcagcgattgatcatgtgatgtgatatggccagaagttgtgatgaatgatgaattgtga is a genomic window containing:
- the LOC123093860 gene encoding COP1-interactive protein 1; its protein translation is MFKLHRHRSSDRSVGERFEFRFSSFRAVMVPAVSDRMFLSIVSVDTGKTIAKSSKVAARSGICQWPDSISEPIWFSRDAVSKEFDECQYKIVVSVGSIRTGILGEIFLNLSNFLNLADPTAISMPLKRCNSGTVLQLKVQSLGTKPKLGGVRSSRDMPPRISDHCLINDDMDNKSDGSDNTANRSVRSSSGTPLGGTYQDEPGNREMSFSASGSHRSSNSGDSTQDRTNLSPIDNTNGGLYVGRQDSGSSYVSAGRGDEGLRSNNSSFSSRASGPNMLQGNTPKSFSNGIAQSSLGTTDSSKDLLEAAEETIEELRDEAKMWERHSRKLKADLEALKRECSEKSKQQTELALELSAAHAERDSYRHEIEELKSSRQESSRQESFRPELSRRQIKSVTPKRGDWINMEKEVEDEMKFLKESNASLQVQLKSTQEANIELVSILQELEETIEEQRAEISKISEAKDVTNTDVLKNGLLVKEDTEWARKLSMKEDEINTLRQKLDRLLSIENAGAAGSDTVYLELEKENETLRVKIQELEKDCSELTDENLELIYKLKESGVGKGQDSRVSNNSELQIEKLTSQIYQLEEELRDKEMMHDGSFTESSVSNAKELQRKCADLELKLLRFRSQGFELEEKFRKSQEELEQKNLELSKLREELEGLEGGETGGARGYQFREDLEDNESETDILKTRVHLQQQENDDLRRYKLETENLMSEIQAEKSLLEERLAASVKESSITSKCLDELQQDILVLSSSIDSHVSANKVLERKINELESCKAELELHISELEQENIELSERISGLEAQLSYITNEKESSELQMHDSKSLVISLKDKVERQQVEMDTQRVEFKQKHQETQRKLSEAQDDSEVLRRSNSNLQATVENLIEECSSLQNLTADLKRQKLELHGRFMQQEQELDNSKKRILDFCKTVDFLEAKLSSLQKDISSKEQSLLSELESIFQEHTEQEEKINRAHFMLNKIEKEKTLEVENLEREVVSLTAQVSSTHEERENATVDAIREVSVLRAEKAKLEANFENVSAQLRHYESQLEDLRKESKTKIKGLVDSLNASKQSEEMLTADAEHMKKLMETAKSNEDELRKSSGELELKLKASDYERQQMMEEISDLKLQVQKITSLQDEVSKLRSSLDEAKFEKGKLKALLESVTEECEELKAQKAMLTDKVSEMQETLDNGEEEKRSRISMQAKLVRLESDRSASGASHVHEAELKNELSRIRRSNSEYQRKIQSLEQEIEDLTRKQEIGDSTDIQLKIQILETKLAEALEENKMYRAQQKSPVAEEQSAGGDRILQLEGDLRDMKERLLNMSLEYAEVEAQRERLVMELKSVKKGGRWF